The Lineus longissimus chromosome 2, tnLinLong1.2, whole genome shotgun sequence genome window below encodes:
- the LOC135483771 gene encoding leucine-rich repeat-containing protein 47-like gives MASSWTEVAVAKKEDRRELVLHGTDISKRIDEKGLDTSIFNLVHLNFLEITKTTLKTVPTDVEKLVNLTSLVLHTNALEEVPSAMGALKKLKLLDLSGNKLQSLPDEVCTLRELQTLNVRCNSLTSLPNVKGLVLLHILDVSNNQLDLLPDDISSTELQHLSQILAKANHLQEIPSDFHELPALKTLDVSDNRLQEIPAEMSLCAKLKELNFKENKLKDRRLMKLMEQCHTRSVIDYLEKQYKKENEKRGVSTKGAKSKKKKGKGSKEVDEVAKNLMEVLHFTKTGATVTITENVLEVRPHILCCIVRDLHFEKSLNIFKRFISLQTKLHEDIGQKRQAATIATHDLASLKFPLTYDARPPLRMKLVPLMKVKEVTADSLVTKLRQEAEEQRKEKKRNQLSGIHKYLDLLKDKPLYPCLVDGEDTVISFPPITNCEKTKISKSTKDILIEVTSSISLDICKKVLDQLLQLMLEMGLGTAKPEGQDEASADEQKVPEKLIVEQVKILNAEGNMKDVYPSRTDLQSDSYEINRDYE, from the exons ATGGCATCCTCATGGACTGAGGTTGCAGTTGCAAAGAAAGAAGATAGGCGAGAACTAGTGCTTCACGGCACCGATATATCCAAACGAATCGATGAGAAGGGTCTTGACACATCCATTTTCAATTTGGTCCATTTGAATTTTCTAGAAATCACTAAAACAACGCTTAAAACTGTCCCAACAGATGTTGAAAAATTGGTCAACTTGACTTCACTGGTTTTGCATACAAATGCACTGGAAGAAGTGCCCTCCGCCATGGGGGCcctgaaaaaattgaaattgcttGATCTATCAGGGAACAAACTTCAGTCCTTGCCCGACGAGGTCTGTACACTGAGGGAATTGCAGACGTTAAATGTACGTTGCAATTCATTGACGTCCTTGCCAAATGTGAAAGGGTTGGTCCTGCTTCACATTTTGGATGTTTCAAACAACCAACTCGATCTGCTTCCTGATGACATCTCCTCAACCGAACTGCAGCATTTAAGTCAGATTCTAGCAAAAGCAAATCATCTTCAAGAGATACCGAGTGATTTTCATGAACTTCCAGCCTTAAAAACTCTAGATGTTTCTGATAACCGACTGCAAGAAATTCCGGCTGAAATGAGTTTGTGTGCCAAGTTGAAAGAGTTGAACTTCAAGGAAAACAAACTTAAAGATAGACGACTTATGAAATTAATGGAGCAGTGCCATACACGATCTGTGATTGACTATCTGGAAAAACAGTATAAGAAGGAGAACGAGAAGAGGGGCGTATCCACCAAGGGTGCCaagtcaaagaagaaaaagggaaAGGGGTCAAAGGAGGTGGATGAAGTCGCTAAGAACCTGATGGAAGTTCTTCACTTTACTAAAACTGGTGCGACAGTCACAATCACAGAAAATGTGCTTGAAGTCCGGCCCCATATCCTCTGCTGTATCGTGAGGGATCTCCACTTCGAGAAGTCTCTGAATATCTTCAAAAGATTTATTTCGCTACAG ACCAAACTCCATGAGGATATAGGCCAGAAGAGGCAGGCAGCTACCATTGCAACTCATGATCTCGCGTCTCTTAAGTTTCCTTTGACGTATGATGCAAGGCCACCGCTGAGAATGAAG CTTGTTCCTTTGATGAAAGTAAAAGAAGTTACTGCCGACTCCCTCGTCACAAAGCTGCGCCAGGAAGCAGAGGAGCAGAGGAAGGAAAAGAAGAGAAATCAGTTGTCGGGAATACACAA gtATCTGGACCTGTTGAAGGACAAGCCACTGTACCCGTGTCTGGTTGATGGTGAAGACACTGTGATATCATTTCCACCTATAACCAACTGTGAGAAAACCAAG ATATCAAAATCGACTAAGGACATCCTGATAGAAGTGACAAGCTCAATTAGTCTCGACATTTGCAAGAAGGTTCTTGACCAGTTGCTCCAGTTGATGCTGGAAATGGGACTGGGCACAGCGAAGCCGGAAGGGCAGGATGAAGCTTCGGCAGATGAGCAAAAAGTTCCAGAAAAACTTATCGTGGAGCAAGTGAAGATACTAAATGCTGAGGGAAATATGAAGGATGTGTACCCATCAAGGACAGACCTGCAAAGTGACTCTTATGAAATCAATAGGGACTATGAGTGA
- the LOC135482858 gene encoding 2-(3-amino-3-carboxypropyl)histidine synthase subunit 1-like translates to MADEKSLPVVVSAKKDRKVFTGGKGRRTAHQIPDELLNDPQLEKAMIVLPKNYNFEIPKTIWRIQSTGIKRVALQFPEGLLLYACAIADIIEQFTEADTVIMGDVTYGACCVDDFTAKALGADLMVHYGHSCLVPIDKTEGIQMLYVFVDIKMDTKHFIDTLKYNFKPGSTLAMVSTIQFVTTLQSVQQELIKEFKVNIPQCKPLSPGEILGCTAPKLSEEDALIYLGDGRFHLESIMIANPRHPAYKYDPYDKKFTREYYDTELMHKNRQGAIEQAKGARKFGLVLGTLGRQGSPKIFEHLKTKIIELKKEYVLVLLSELFPDKLGLFQDVDAWVQVACPRLSIDWGTAFPKPLLTPYEASVVLDSIAWQKDYPMDFYSNSSLGAWTVNHESHRKPRPVRNKTKPKISSESSNMSNTVLQGIAMNSDTKVDSPNGDDVKDSNTVVDTSQEKKERCGTCENCSCGGIAKY, encoded by the exons ATGGCGGACGAAAAATCTCTCCCGGTTGTTGTGTCGGCGAAAAAAGACCGGAAGGTCTTCACTGGGGGGAAAG GCAGAAGAACTGCTCACCAGATACCAGATGAACTTCTAAATGATCCGCAACTGGAAAAGGCAATGATTGTG CTTCCAAAGAATTATAATTTTGAAATCCCGAAGACTATCTGGAGAATCCAGTCCACAGGTATTAAAAGAG TTGCCCTGCAGTTCCCTGAAGGCCTTCTCTTGTATGCCTGTGCAATAGCTGATATAATAGAACA attcaCAGAGGCTGATACTGTGATTATGGGTGATGTGACATATGGCGCATGTTGTGTTGATGACTTCACAGCAAAAGCTCTTGGAGCAGACTTGATGGTACATTACGGTCATAGTTGCCTAG TTCCTATTGACAAGACAGAGGGCATTCAAATGCTGTACGTATTTGTGGATATCAAGATGGACACGAAACATTTTATTGACACTCTCAAATACAACTTCAAGCCTGGTAGTACGTTGGCCATGGTCAGCACCATACAGTTTGTAACAACTCTACAG TCTGTCCAGCAGGAGTTGATCAAAGAGTTTAAAGTGAATATTCCACAGTGCAAGCCATTATCACCCGGGGAGATCTTAGGATGTACCGCACCAAAGCTGAGTGAGGAGGATGCTTTGAT tTACCTTGGGGATGGTCGATTTCATTTGGAGTCGATTATGATTGCAAACCCCAGACATCCGGCCTACAAATATGACCCGTATGATAAGAAATTCACCCGAGAGTATTATGATACAGAACTCATGCACAAGAATCGACAAGGTGCTATCGAACAGGCAAAGGGAGCTAGGAAATTTGGTCTTGTCCTAGGAACTCTTGGACGGCAGGGATCACCAAAGATATTCGAG CATTTAAAGACCAAAATTATTGAACTGAAAAAGGAATATGTGTTGGTGCTGCTCTCTGAGTTATTTCCTGATAAACTTGGTCTATTTCAAGACGTTGATGC TTGGGTCCAGGTCGCCTGTCCAAGGTTATCCATTGACTGGGGTACTGCATTTCCAAAGCCTCTGCTCACACCTTATGAA GCTTCAGTGGTTTTGGACAGCATAGCATGGCAGAAGGACTATCCTATGGACTTTTACTCAAACTCAAGTTTAGGAGCTTGGACGGTGAATCACGAGTCTCATCGGAAACCACGGCCTGTCAGGAATAAAACTAAACCCAAAATTTCTTCCGAAagttctaacatgtctaacacAGTTCTGCAGGGCATTGCAATGAACTCTGACACCAAGGTGGACTCTCCAAATGGTGATGATGTAAAGGATTCCAATACTGTGGTTGATACCAGTCAGGAGAAAAAGGAGAGGTGTGGGACTTGTGAGAACTGCTCGTGTGGAGGGATTGCAAAATATTAG